In the Pithys albifrons albifrons isolate INPA30051 chromosome 3, PitAlb_v1, whole genome shotgun sequence genome, one interval contains:
- the LOC139669919 gene encoding nucleolar protein 8-like encodes MKKGSLLSFRVEFSLFRKTRVCLLEESCFNSLTQTNIVKYDPSKYCHNLRKLEPDRAQAAPVPELTQHLEGRDVSANRKRQGEFSGMKKPPKKPRPLCSEALNGAAALSSGCQPRPKHTSSPQLSQRSNPKPNDELKLPPSRSLDRKTPGKGLSSDQRNVSGVTARNNTSVSDSDVDSEEEIRAMVKKETEKWKAGNAETESDPLEITGDDFGLKYSSHWSLSKPDAMKKTTKGSYKETVEYGNGYDSADTDEIIAEGKTPDPNSSKTAILEDSEQMKVESKKILANKKSGLLNDSSLKTQNVEGEHIEKKWKIKKSKIGALQTSAVTSTAETSDSESSHSESEQGESEISSDYESMMQNCYRLDLSLHDLKALAAKNTGTPAEESDGA; translated from the coding sequence ATGAAAAAGGGCTCCTTGTTGTCCTTTCGTGTAGAATTCAGCCTGTTCAGAAAGACTCGAGTCTGTTTGCTGGAGGAATCTTGTTTTAATTCCTTAACTCAGACCAACATTGTGAAATATGACCCCTCAAAGTACTGCCATAACCTGAGGAAGCTGGAGCCAGACCGGGcacaagcagctcctgtgcctgagctcaCCCAGCACTTGgaagggagagatgtcagtgcaaaCAGGAAACGACAAGGAGAGTTCTCTGGGATGAAGAAACCACCTAAAAAACCGAGGCCACTGTGCAGTGAGGCCCTgaatggagcagcagctctgtcctctgGGTGCCAGCCCCGTCCAAAACACACCAGCtcaccacagctgagccagagatcaaaccccaaacccaatgACGAGTTGAAATTGCCTCCATCGAGGAGTCTGGATCGTAAAACGCCAGGCAAAGGTTTATCATCAGATCAGAGGAATGTTAGTGGAGTTACAGCTCGAAATAACACGAGTGTTTCTGACAGTGATGTTGATTCTGAAGAGGAGATCAGAGCCATGgtaaagaaagagacagaaaaatggaaagctggaaatgctgagaCTGAAAGTGACCCCTTGGAAATCACTGGGGATGATTTTGGATTAAAATACAGTAGTCACTGGTCCTTAAGCAAGCCAGATGCCATGAAGAAAACCACTAAAGGAAGTTACAAAGAGACTGTGGAATATGGTAATGGTTATGATTCAGCAGATACAGATGAAATTATTGCTGAAGGTAAAACTCCAGATCCAAATAGCAGCAAAACTGCAATTTTAGAAGATTCTGAACAGATGAAGgtggaaagtaaaaaaatcctAGCTAACAAAAAAAGTGGTTTGTTAAATGACTCATCACTGAAAACTCAAAATGTAGAAGGAGAACACAttgaaaaaaagtggaaaattaaaaaatccaaaattggTGCATTGCAAACTTCAGCAGTTACCAGTACAGCAGAGACAAGTGATAGTGAGAGCTCTCACTCGGAGTCTGAGCAAGGGGAGTCTGAAATCAGTTCTGACTATGAGTCCATGATGCAAAACTGTTACCGCTTAGACCTTTCCTTACATGACTTAAAAGCATTGGCTGCCAAAAACACTGGGACACCTGCAGAGGAATCTGATGGTGCATAG